One window of the Benincasa hispida cultivar B227 chromosome 3, ASM972705v1, whole genome shotgun sequence genome contains the following:
- the LOC120073352 gene encoding rop guanine nucleotide exchange factor 7-like: MEESVIEKSQSIGDIVSENETLGHLIEEHGRESSSSSDFLTSETTGLEEHSHSGSEDSSSPSSLSWSTRKVEVPDCIRTNGVVNGDKNHVDNRKLEKKVSSSSEIEMMKERFSKLLLGEDMSGCGNGVCTALAISNAITNLCATLFGQLWRLEPLPSEKKVMWRREMDWLLCVSDHIVELTPTWQTFPDGSKLEVMTCRPRSDLYVNLPALRKLDNMLLEILDSFEDCEFWYVDQGILAHETDGSSSLKRVLQRQEEKWWLPVPRVPPGGLHEDSRRQLQHKRESTNQILKAAMAINSTTLADLEIPEPYLEALPKNGRACLGDLIYRYISSDHFSPECLLDCLEMSSEHQATEIANRVEASIYVWRKRINSKPATNSTKQSSKSSWEMVKELMVDSEKRELLAERAETLLLCLKQRFPGLPQTTLDMSKIQYNKDVGKSILESYSRVLESLAFNVVARIDDLLYVDDLTKHSDHQLSSISKLGVISHKNSPLHFPVPVSGTPYKTPFATPSFSPAQTASPAKGERSPFIPSTKIPQRGFGVKKVLTDYLSVEARGGKEFSNKIEKAEPTTNSKLDRQASQYRGGLASSPRQGSVVEE; the protein is encoded by the exons ATGGAGGAGAGTGTGATTGAAAAAAGCCAAAGCATTGGCGACATTGTGTCTGAAAATGAGACGCTTGGCCATTTGATTGAAGAACATGGGCGTGAGAGTAGCTCCAGCTCTGATTTTCTTACATCAGAAACCACAGGGCTCGAGGAGCATAGTCATAGTGGTTCTGAGGATTCATCTTCCCCTTCTTCATTGAGTTGGTCTACTCGAAAAGTTGAGGTACCTGATTGTATTAGAACTAATGGTGTTGTTAATGGAGATAAAAACCATGTTGATAATAGGAAGCTGGAGAAGAAAGTATCCTCATCATCAG AGATTGAGATGATGAAGGAAAGATTTTCAAAACTGTTGCTTGGAGAAGATATGTCAGGATGTGGAAATGGGGTTTGTACAGCATTGGCTATATCTAATGCCATTACAAATCTTTGTG CCACTTTGTTTGGGCAACTATGGAGATTAGAACCCCTTCCATCAGAAAAGAAAGTTATGTGGAGAAGGGAGATGGATTGGCTTCTTTGTGTTAGTGATCACATTGTCGAATTGACGCCTACTTGGCAAACGTTTCCTGATGGAAGCAAGCTTGAG GTTATGACGTGCAGACCACGCTCAGATCTCTATGTAAATCTTCCTGCTCTTCGAAAACTGGACAATATGCTTCTT GAAATACTAGATAGTTTTGAAGATTGTGAGTTTTGGTATGTTGATCAAGGGATACTGGCTCATGAGACTGATGGGTCTTCCTCTTTGAAAAGAGTGCTACAGCGTCAAGAAGAAAAATGGTGGCTTCCTGTTCCTCGAGTTCCTCCTGGCGGTCTCCATGAAGACTCAAGAAGGCAATTGCAACACAAGCGGGAGAGTACAAACCAGATACTAAAAGCTGCAATGGCAATTAACAGTACAACTCTGGCTGATCTGGAAATTCCTGAACCATATCTCGAAGCCTTACCGAAG AATGGAAGAGCCTGTTTGGGAGATCTTATATATCGATATATTTCCTCGGATCACTTCTCTCCTGAATGTTTGCTTGACTGCCTTGAAATGTCTTCTGAACATCAAGCTACAGAGATTGCTAATCGGGTTGAGGCTTCAATCTATGTTTGGCGGAAGAGAATAAACTCAAAACCTGCCACTAACTCCACCaaacaaagttcaaaatcatCGTGGGAAATGGTCAAGGAGCTGATGGTCGACTCGGAGAAAAGGGAGTTGCTTGCAGAGAGAGCAGAGACTCTACTACTTTGCTTGAAGCAACGGTTTCCCGGTCTTCCACAGACAACCCTAGATATGAGCAAGATTCAGTACAATAAG GACGTTGGGAAATCCATCTTAGAGAGCTACTCTCGAGTTTTAGAGAGCCTAGCATTCAATGTCGTTGCACGTATCGATGATTTGCTTTACGTGGATGATCTCACAAAGCATTCCGATCATCAACTCTCATCTATATCCAAACTTGGTGTGATTTCTCACAAGAACAGCCCATTGCATTTCCCAGTGCCCGTCTCTGGCACTCCATATAAAACACCCTTTGCCACTCCAAGCTTTTCACCTGCACAAACAGCCAGCCCTGCAAAGGGAGAGAGGTCACCGTTCATTCCCAGCACCAAGATTCCCCAGCGTGGGTTTGGAGTAAAAAAGGTTTTGACCGACTATCTTAGTGTGGAAGCAAGAGGAGGAAAAGAATTCagcaataaaattgaaaaagctGAGCCGACCACAAACTCGAAACTCGACAGGCAAGCCTCTCAGTACAGGGGAGGATTAGCAAGCTCACCCAGACAAGGATCGGTTGTGGAAGAGTGA